A stretch of Candidatus Zixiibacteriota bacterium DNA encodes these proteins:
- a CDS encoding diheme cytochrome c-553: MQPTTAKIVLFLSLIGAALLLITCAQSGSGDQPLTQEQLVKRGEYLVTIGGCNDCHSPKKFGPKGPEPDPSILLSGHPANAGVPELVPGIPNPAGWMAACNAHMTAWVGPWGISFAANLTPDSQTGIGDWEEADFIKAMRTGQHLGMGRDILPPMPWQSIGKSTDADLKAIFAYLKSLPAIPNLVPGPIPPPQSEAPAHN, translated from the coding sequence ATGCAGCCAACCACTGCCAAGATCGTACTTTTCCTGTCGCTGATCGGTGCTGCGTTGCTCTTGATTACCTGTGCCCAAAGCGGCAGTGGCGACCAACCCTTGACCCAGGAACAACTCGTCAAACGCGGCGAGTACCTCGTCACAATTGGCGGATGCAACGATTGCCATTCGCCGAAGAAGTTCGGACCGAAGGGCCCCGAGCCTGATCCGTCGATCCTGCTCTCGGGTCATCCCGCTAACGCCGGTGTGCCGGAGCTGGTCCCCGGCATTCCCAATCCTGCCGGCTGGATGGCGGCGTGCAATGCGCACATGACCGCCTGGGTCGGCCCCTGGGGGATTTCCTTTGCTGCCAATCTCACGCCCGATTCCCAGACTGGGATCGGCGACTGGGAAGAGGCCGATTTCATCAAGGCGATGCGCACCGGCCAGCATCTCGGCATGGGTCGCGACATCCTGCCGCCGATGCCGTGGCAATCCATCGGCAAGTCCACCGACGCGGACCTCAAGGCGATCTTTGCCTACCTGAAGTCGCTCCCCGCAATCCCGAATCTGGTGCCGGGTCCGATTCCGCCGCCGCAGTCGGAAGCGCCCGCACACAACTAA
- a CDS encoding diheme cytochrome c-553 has translation MKPSTAKFLILFSLSGATLLLITCAQSGSKPLTEAELVQRGAYLVSSGLCNDCHSPKKFTAAGPVPDESILLSGHPASLPALEFPADKLDPNGWAVTANAHFTAWAGPWGVSFTANLTPDEKTGLGSWKVEDFIKAMRSGKHMGTGRDILPPMPWPLIGKMSDDDLKAIFAYLQSLPAVPNLVPGPIPPPAPPAQN, from the coding sequence ATGAAACCCTCAACCGCCAAATTCCTGATCCTGTTTTCGCTTTCCGGCGCGACCCTCTTGCTGATCACTTGCGCCCAAAGCGGGAGCAAACCGCTAACCGAGGCTGAACTCGTCCAACGCGGCGCCTATCTCGTCTCGTCCGGCCTCTGCAATGATTGCCACTCGCCCAAGAAATTCACCGCCGCCGGGCCGGTCCCGGACGAGTCGATTCTCCTCTCCGGCCACCCGGCCTCGCTGCCGGCGCTGGAGTTCCCCGCCGACAAACTCGATCCCAACGGCTGGGCGGTCACGGCCAATGCCCACTTTACCGCCTGGGCCGGCCCCTGGGGCGTCTCCTTCACGGCCAATCTGACGCCGGATGAAAAAACCGGTCTCGGTTCCTGGAAGGTCGAGGACTTCATCAAGGCGATGCGCAGCGGCAAACATATGGGCACCGGCCGCGACATCCTGCCGCCGATGCCGTGGCCGCTGATCGGCAAGATGTCCGATGACGATCTCAAGGCGATCTTCGCCTATCTTCAGTCATTGCCGGCCGTGCCGAATCTCGTTCCCGGCCCGATTCCGCCGCCGGCACCGCCCGCACAGAATTAG
- the lepB gene encoding signal peptidase I, with the protein MATEITTIGAARALRRKRQSHIKEYVEAILIAVVIAVILRMFVVQAYRVSSGSMEYTLLEGDFLFVNKFAYRFAEPQLNDIIIFEFPMNPTKDYIKRIVAGPGQVVEIKDKQLLVDGQPVPLLAGMHHSDPDTLPDLYSSRDQFGPMQVPADHYFVLGDNRDDSQDSRFWGFLDKSHIKGKALFIYFSWAPDPNAPNVEPPYIFDFFSAFFYNLGHFFERARFDRMFSML; encoded by the coding sequence ATGGCAACAGAGATTACCACCATCGGCGCCGCGCGCGCTTTGCGTCGCAAGCGGCAGTCTCACATCAAAGAATATGTCGAAGCGATCCTGATCGCGGTGGTGATTGCCGTCATCCTGCGCATGTTCGTGGTGCAGGCCTACCGCGTCTCCTCCGGATCGATGGAATACACCTTGCTCGAAGGCGATTTCCTCTTCGTCAACAAGTTCGCCTACCGCTTCGCCGAACCACAGCTTAACGACATCATTATCTTCGAATTCCCGATGAATCCCACCAAGGATTACATCAAGCGTATCGTCGCCGGGCCGGGACAAGTGGTTGAAATCAAGGACAAGCAGCTTCTGGTCGACGGCCAGCCGGTGCCGCTCCTGGCCGGCATGCACCATAGCGATCCCGATACCCTGCCCGACCTCTATTCCTCGCGCGATCAATTCGGTCCGATGCAGGTACCGGCCGATCACTATTTCGTTCTCGGCGACAACCGTGACGACAGCCAGGACTCGCGCTTCTGGGGCTTCCTCGACAAGAGCCACATTAAGGGCAAAGCACTCTTCATCTATTTCAGTTGGGCGCCCGATCCCAACGCCCCCAATGTCGAACCGCCCTACATTTTTGATTTCTTCTCGGCGTTCTTCTACAACCTGGGGCATTTCTTCGAACGCGCCCGTTTCGATCGCATGTTCAGCATGCTCTAA
- a CDS encoding DMT family protein — protein sequence MGRLSTVLLLIASNFFMTYAWYGHLRDFKAKPLVIVILISWGVAFFEYCLQVPANRIGYQHFNLSQLKVMQEIITMCVFALFSVVYMKEDLKLDFLWAGLCLIGAAYFMFRGMIVPQ from the coding sequence ATGGGACGTTTGTCGACGGTGCTGCTGCTGATTGCATCAAACTTCTTTATGACCTATGCGTGGTACGGGCATTTGCGCGATTTCAAGGCGAAGCCGCTGGTCATTGTGATTTTGATCAGCTGGGGTGTGGCCTTCTTTGAATATTGCCTGCAGGTGCCGGCCAACCGCATCGGCTATCAGCATTTCAATCTCAGTCAACTGAAGGTGATGCAGGAGATTATCACGATGTGCGTGTTTGCGCTCTTCAGCGTCGTCTATATGAAGGAAGACCTGAAGCTGGACTTCCTGTGGGCGGGGCTGTGTCTGATCGGAGCGGCGTATTTCATGTTCCGGGGAATGATTGTGCCGCAGTGA
- a CDS encoding HlyC/CorC family transporter gives MDNAGFEILAIAILILLNGFFAGSEISILAVRKSQIRNLIAQGDKSAKKISELLAQPEDFIATIQVGVTVAGTLGSVLGGRSLVPILQPYFESFKVSPEAAENLAITAVVIILSALFLILGELVPKYLAVSFPEKLALGVAPSVSVFSKIAYLPSKLLSSIARLILRPFGLVDRKVESAHTDEEINLILSEGHDRGDFDQAERDLIRGVFEFADTTVRQAMTPRTRIVGLDLTSRHDDILRKISEEGYSRYPVYEESLDNIKGVVHTKDVINVLVHAQLVILQDLIRPVAFVPDSKLISTQLHEFQRTQQHMAIVLDEFGGTAGLITLEDIVEEIVGEIRDEHDTELEPFILINDRLCQVQASYPLEDFNRMFEVELDEEAANTVGGFVFDHLGKIPRQGERVVIDNLQFEILLVKGPRIERVRVKKLE, from the coding sequence GTGGATAACGCCGGCTTCGAAATCCTCGCCATCGCCATCCTGATCCTGCTGAACGGCTTCTTCGCCGGCTCCGAAATCTCGATTCTTGCCGTCCGCAAGAGCCAGATTCGCAACCTGATTGCGCAAGGCGACAAGTCCGCCAAGAAGATTTCCGAACTGCTGGCCCAACCTGAGGATTTCATCGCCACCATTCAGGTCGGCGTCACCGTCGCCGGCACCCTCGGTTCCGTGCTCGGCGGCCGCTCGCTTGTACCGATTCTCCAGCCCTATTTTGAGTCCTTTAAGGTATCGCCCGAAGCCGCCGAAAATCTGGCGATCACCGCCGTCGTGATTATTCTCTCCGCCCTGTTCTTGATTCTGGGCGAACTTGTCCCCAAGTACCTCGCCGTCAGTTTCCCGGAGAAGCTCGCCCTCGGCGTCGCTCCGTCCGTCTCCGTCTTCTCGAAAATCGCCTATTTGCCCTCCAAGCTCCTTAGCTCGATCGCGCGCCTGATCCTCCGGCCGTTCGGGTTGGTCGATCGCAAAGTCGAATCGGCACATACCGATGAGGAGATCAACCTTATTCTGAGTGAAGGTCACGACCGCGGCGATTTCGATCAGGCCGAGCGCGATCTGATTCGCGGCGTCTTCGAGTTCGCCGATACCACCGTTCGCCAGGCCATGACGCCGCGCACCCGCATCGTCGGCCTCGACCTCACCAGCCGCCACGATGATATTCTGCGCAAAATCTCCGAGGAGGGCTATTCGCGTTATCCGGTCTACGAGGAGTCGCTCGATAACATCAAGGGCGTCGTCCACACCAAGGACGTCATCAATGTCCTCGTCCACGCCCAATTGGTGATCCTGCAGGATCTGATCCGCCCGGTCGCTTTCGTCCCCGATTCCAAGCTCATTTCCACTCAGCTGCACGAATTCCAGCGCACCCAGCAACACATGGCGATCGTCCTCGACGAATTTGGCGGTACTGCCGGCCTGATTACGCTGGAGGACATCGTCGAAGAAATCGTCGGCGAAATCCGTGACGAGCACGACACCGAACTGGAACCCTTTATCCTGATCAACGACCGCCTGTGCCAGGTGCAGGCGTCATATCCCCTGGAGGATTTCAACCGGATGTTCGAGGTCGAACTCGATGAAGAAGCAGCCAACACTGTCGGCGGCTTCGTCTTCGATCACCTCGGCAAGATCCCCCGCCAGGGCGAGCGCGTCGTGATCGATAACCTGCAGTTCGAAATCCTGCTGGTCAAAGGTCCGCGCATCGAACGCGTGCGCGTCAAGAAGCTCGAATAG
- a CDS encoding insulinase family protein, giving the protein MRKRLMIVTSLMVFALAATQVMGAIAMPPMAEKVLDNGLKVVVVQNDEQPVVSMRLLIKSGTAMDPRGKAGLANLTADLLRKGTMTRDATKVSQEIDFVGGSLGANAREDAMNVTCEVLTKHLEVGMDLLADVVLNPTFPADEVERLRKQTIAGLMSQKDDPGTVAEVQFGQYLFGEHPYGQPGSGTIESVGEITRDDIVNFWKTYFLPNNSVLYIAGAVTAADVLPKIEAKFAGWAKGELPKANFSPANPVRGTKVILVNKPDATNANVKMGHLGIDRLNPDIYAVRLMNYILGGGGFRSRLLIDVRDKRGLTYGISSMYSFNRYPGEFAVTVATRTDSCAPAIAATIDHLNRMRDTDVTAQELSEAKSFYAGFFPRQFETPEQVADQLSIVELYGLEKDYLAKYIDYLNAVTPQQVRVAAQKYLDPNNLLIVVVGKADVLRDKLKQFGQVTELDLSEL; this is encoded by the coding sequence ATGCGAAAACGATTGATGATAGTGACGAGTCTGATGGTATTCGCGCTGGCGGCGACGCAGGTCATGGGCGCGATTGCGATGCCGCCGATGGCGGAGAAGGTGCTCGACAACGGCTTGAAAGTCGTAGTGGTGCAGAATGACGAACAGCCGGTGGTGTCGATGCGGTTGTTGATCAAGTCCGGGACCGCGATGGATCCGCGCGGCAAGGCCGGACTGGCCAACTTGACCGCCGATCTATTACGTAAGGGCACGATGACGCGCGACGCCACGAAGGTGTCGCAGGAAATCGACTTTGTCGGCGGCAGTCTGGGCGCCAATGCGCGCGAGGACGCGATGAACGTCACCTGCGAGGTGCTGACCAAGCACCTCGAGGTGGGAATGGACTTGCTGGCGGACGTGGTACTGAATCCCACCTTTCCGGCCGACGAGGTCGAGCGCCTGCGCAAGCAGACGATCGCCGGGCTCATGTCGCAGAAGGACGATCCGGGGACCGTCGCGGAGGTACAGTTCGGTCAGTACCTGTTCGGTGAGCATCCGTACGGACAGCCAGGATCGGGAACGATCGAGTCCGTTGGGGAGATCACGCGCGACGACATTGTGAATTTCTGGAAGACCTACTTCCTGCCGAATAACTCCGTGCTCTACATTGCCGGCGCCGTGACAGCGGCGGATGTCTTGCCGAAGATCGAGGCCAAGTTTGCGGGCTGGGCGAAGGGCGAGTTGCCCAAGGCGAACTTTTCGCCGGCCAATCCCGTGCGCGGGACCAAGGTGATCCTCGTCAACAAGCCGGATGCGACCAATGCCAACGTGAAGATGGGGCACCTGGGCATCGACCGGTTGAATCCGGACATTTATGCCGTGCGGCTGATGAACTACATCCTCGGCGGCGGCGGCTTCCGCTCGCGGCTGCTGATTGACGTGCGCGATAAGCGCGGATTGACGTACGGGATCTCGTCGATGTACTCGTTCAATCGGTATCCGGGAGAATTTGCGGTGACCGTGGCGACGCGCACTGATTCGTGCGCGCCGGCGATCGCGGCGACGATCGACCACTTGAACCGCATGCGCGACACCGACGTCACGGCGCAAGAGCTGAGCGAGGCGAAATCGTTCTACGCCGGGTTCTTCCCGCGGCAGTTCGAGACGCCGGAACAAGTCGCCGACCAATTGTCGATTGTCGAATTGTACGGACTGGAGAAGGATTATCTGGCGAAGTATATCGACTATCTCAATGCCGTCACGCCGCAGCAGGTTCGTGTGGCGGCGCAGAAATATCTCGATCCGAACAACCTGCTGATCGTCGTGGTCGGCAAGGCGGATGTGTTGCGCGACAAGTTGAAACAATTCGGTCAGGTCACCGAGCTGGATCTATCGGAGCTGTAG
- the lepA gene encoding elongation factor 4, which yields MEHVKYIRNFSIIAHIDHGKSTLADRLLEMTRTINITHKQMLDSMDLEQERGITIKAHAIRMQYKANNGHTYILNLIDTPGHVDFSYEVSRSIAACEGALLVVDASQGIEAQTLSNLYKALDQNLEIIPVINKIDLPHAEPERVADSIENLIGCLRAEILMASAKQGIGIHEILEAIVNRIPPPTTHVKAPLRAMIFDSKFDSYRGAVPYIRVVDGSVKKGDHVRFFSTGIEYEVDEVGHLIIDRVPAKKLAAGEVGYLVCNIRNVSDAKVGDTITHAEHGADTPLPGFKEIKSMVYSGIYPATTERYDQLREALEKLKLNDASLTYEPESSLALGFGFRCGFLGLLHLEIVHERLEREFGVTIVNTVPNVEYHVHTIKGDVVKVDNPSKMPPPLTVDHIEEPFVTAQIITPTEYIGPIMKMIAERRGEFKATHYPDPSRATLEFNLPLSEIIFDFHDKLKSISRGYASLDYDFLEMRASKLVKLDILLNSEPVDALSCLIHHDRAQVWGRKLCKKLQELIPRQMFEVVIQAAIGSRIIARESVRPMRKNVTAKCYGGDISRKRKLLEKQKEGKKKMKQIGSVELPQEAFLAVLQIDRDGE from the coding sequence ATGGAACACGTTAAGTACATCCGCAACTTCTCGATTATCGCGCATATCGACCACGGCAAGTCGACCCTCGCCGATCGCCTTCTCGAAATGACGCGTACCATCAACATCACGCATAAGCAGATGCTCGACAGCATGGATCTCGAGCAGGAACGCGGCATCACCATCAAGGCGCATGCCATCCGCATGCAATACAAGGCCAACAACGGCCATACCTATATTCTCAACCTGATCGACACCCCCGGCCACGTCGACTTCTCCTACGAGGTCTCCCGCTCGATCGCAGCCTGTGAAGGCGCCCTGCTCGTCGTCGACGCGTCGCAAGGGATCGAAGCCCAGACTCTGTCCAATCTCTACAAGGCGCTCGACCAGAACCTCGAGATCATTCCGGTCATCAACAAGATCGACTTGCCGCATGCCGAACCGGAACGCGTCGCCGACTCGATCGAAAACCTGATCGGCTGCCTGCGCGCGGAAATCCTGATGGCCTCCGCCAAGCAGGGCATCGGCATTCACGAAATTCTCGAGGCCATCGTCAATCGCATTCCACCGCCGACCACACATGTCAAAGCTCCCCTGCGCGCAATGATCTTCGACTCCAAGTTCGACAGCTATCGCGGCGCCGTGCCGTATATCCGCGTCGTCGACGGCTCCGTCAAGAAGGGCGATCACGTACGCTTCTTCTCGACCGGTATCGAATACGAAGTCGACGAAGTCGGTCACCTGATTATCGATCGGGTGCCGGCGAAAAAGCTCGCCGCCGGCGAAGTCGGCTACCTGGTCTGCAACATCCGCAACGTCTCCGATGCCAAGGTCGGCGACACGATTACGCACGCCGAACACGGCGCCGATACGCCGCTGCCCGGTTTCAAAGAAATCAAGTCGATGGTCTATTCCGGCATCTATCCGGCGACCACCGAACGCTACGACCAGTTGCGCGAAGCCCTCGAGAAGCTCAAGCTCAACGACGCCTCCCTGACCTACGAGCCGGAATCGTCGCTCGCCCTCGGCTTCGGTTTCCGCTGCGGCTTCCTCGGGCTGCTCCATCTGGAAATCGTCCACGAGCGCCTCGAGCGCGAATTCGGCGTCACAATCGTCAATACCGTCCCCAACGTCGAATATCACGTGCACACGATCAAGGGCGATGTCGTCAAGGTGGACAATCCCTCCAAAATGCCGCCGCCGCTGACCGTCGATCATATCGAAGAACCATTCGTCACCGCGCAGATCATTACTCCGACCGAGTACATTGGCCCGATCATGAAGATGATCGCCGAGCGCCGCGGCGAATTCAAGGCAACCCACTATCCTGATCCCAGCCGCGCCACGCTCGAGTTCAACCTGCCTCTGTCAGAGATCATTTTCGATTTCCACGACAAGTTGAAATCGATTTCGCGCGGCTACGCCTCGCTCGACTACGACTTCCTCGAGATGCGCGCAAGCAAGCTGGTCAAGCTCGATATCCTGCTCAACTCAGAGCCGGTCGACGCCCTCTCCTGCCTGATCCACCACGACCGCGCCCAAGTGTGGGGCCGCAAACTCTGCAAGAAACTGCAGGAACTGATTCCGCGGCAAATGTTCGAGGTTGTCATCCAGGCGGCCATCGGCTCGCGCATCATCGCCCGCGAATCGGTGCGGCCGATGCGCAAAAACGTCACCGCCAAGTGCTATGGCGGCGATATCTCGCGCAAACGCAAACTGCTGGAAAAACAGAAAGAGGGGAAGAAGAAGATGAAGCAGATCGGCTCTGTCGAACTCCCGCAGGAAGCCTTCCTCGCCGTCCTCCAAATCGACCGCGACGGGGAATGA
- a CDS encoding insulinase family protein — protein sequence MKRFVMAAMILALLPALAAATVSEWPVQKHVLKNGLTVLTLEDHSTPAFSFHVWYHVGSKNERPGITGISHLFEHLMFKGSKNFADGEHDRLMQMNGGLINAFTANDMTAFHQQVGKDQLDLVARLEADRMQYLTLTEAQLASERQVVLEERNERIDNSPFGDVLEQLTANVFLAHSYGWLTIGWRKDVESITLEDCLNYYHTYYNPANATVVIVGDINTPEAIKIIEKHFGKIPGNPKIPRPVYNEPEQRGERRVDYHKISQLPIFIAGYHAPAAGHPDSYPLDVLSAILSGGESSRAYQRLVYKEQMALAAGGQYQSMEQAGVFFAYGFMQPGKTTADGEKALYEEIEKLKTEPVSAEELQKAKNQIEAQFYMGNQSNDAKANQLGYYQTVLGDYKQMFTEADKYNAVTAEDIMRVAKEYLTDRKRTVVTVIQEQQGGGGMMGF from the coding sequence ATGAAGAGATTCGTGATGGCGGCCATGATCCTGGCGCTACTGCCGGCGTTAGCCGCGGCGACAGTGTCGGAGTGGCCGGTGCAGAAACACGTGCTGAAGAACGGGCTGACGGTGCTGACGTTGGAGGATCACTCGACGCCGGCTTTCAGCTTCCACGTCTGGTATCACGTCGGCTCGAAAAATGAGCGGCCGGGGATCACCGGCATTTCGCACCTGTTCGAGCATTTGATGTTCAAAGGCAGCAAGAACTTCGCGGACGGCGAGCACGACCGGCTGATGCAGATGAACGGCGGGCTGATCAACGCCTTCACCGCGAACGACATGACTGCCTTCCACCAGCAGGTCGGCAAGGACCAACTGGATCTGGTGGCGCGGCTGGAGGCTGACCGGATGCAGTACCTGACGCTGACCGAGGCGCAGTTGGCCTCGGAACGGCAGGTGGTGCTGGAGGAGCGCAACGAGCGGATCGACAATTCGCCGTTCGGCGACGTGCTGGAGCAATTGACGGCGAACGTGTTCCTGGCGCATTCCTACGGCTGGCTGACGATCGGCTGGCGCAAGGATGTGGAGAGCATCACTCTGGAAGATTGCTTGAACTACTATCATACCTATTACAACCCCGCCAACGCCACGGTGGTGATCGTGGGTGACATCAACACGCCGGAGGCGATCAAGATCATCGAGAAGCATTTCGGCAAGATACCGGGAAATCCGAAGATTCCGCGGCCGGTGTATAACGAACCGGAGCAGCGCGGCGAGCGGCGGGTAGATTATCATAAGATCTCGCAACTGCCGATCTTCATTGCCGGTTACCACGCGCCGGCGGCGGGCCATCCCGACAGTTATCCGCTTGACGTGTTGTCGGCGATCTTGTCGGGTGGAGAGTCCTCACGCGCCTATCAGCGGCTGGTCTACAAGGAGCAGATGGCACTGGCGGCGGGCGGCCAGTATCAGTCGATGGAGCAGGCGGGCGTGTTCTTCGCCTACGGTTTCATGCAGCCGGGCAAGACCACGGCCGACGGTGAGAAAGCCCTGTATGAGGAGATCGAGAAGTTGAAGACCGAGCCGGTGAGCGCAGAGGAGCTGCAGAAAGCGAAGAACCAGATCGAAGCGCAGTTCTACATGGGCAACCAGTCAAACGATGCCAAGGCCAACCAGCTCGGCTACTATCAAACGGTGTTGGGCGACTACAAGCAGATGTTTACCGAGGCGGACAAATACAATGCGGTCACGGCCGAGGACATCATGCGCGTCGCCAAGGAGTATCTGACCGACCGCAAGCGCACGGTGGTGACCGTGATTCAGGAACAACAGGGCGGCGGCGGAATGATGGGATTTTAG